A region from the Mesorhizobium sp. J8 genome encodes:
- a CDS encoding GGDEF domain-containing protein — protein MRFHKAESAFFVFIFVILAAGLVTFHAYGQLQDIAADLDAASRVDKIVYLNKLLFVTGALLATALFFGTFFIYPLIRGQVREEGKLRAMTVSLSARSQTLEQAALTDGLTGMQNRRYFDDALREYLHEFRRIDRPVGLMILDLDHFKQVNDTHGHDVGDEVLRAVATCLRGMTRYHDVVARLGGEEFAVVTPNMDVELLARFAERIRKAIANLSIMSGNVRLKVTTSVGLAVWDHKESAEDFYRRADRQLYEAKKQGRNRVCA, from the coding sequence ATGCGTTTCCATAAGGCGGAATCCGCATTTTTCGTCTTTATCTTTGTGATCCTGGCCGCGGGCCTGGTGACCTTCCATGCCTATGGCCAATTGCAGGACATCGCCGCTGACCTCGATGCCGCATCGCGCGTCGATAAAATCGTCTATCTCAACAAATTGCTCTTCGTCACCGGGGCACTGCTGGCGACCGCGCTGTTCTTCGGCACCTTCTTCATCTACCCGCTGATCCGGGGCCAGGTGCGGGAAGAGGGCAAGCTCAGGGCCATGACGGTCTCGCTCAGCGCCCGTTCGCAGACGCTCGAGCAGGCGGCGCTCACCGACGGTCTCACCGGCATGCAGAACCGCCGCTATTTCGACGATGCGCTGCGCGAATATCTGCATGAGTTTCGCCGCATCGACAGGCCCGTCGGGCTGATGATCCTCGACCTCGACCATTTCAAGCAGGTCAACGACACGCATGGCCACGATGTCGGCGACGAGGTGCTGAGGGCCGTCGCCACCTGCCTGCGGGGCATGACGCGCTATCACGACGTGGTGGCGCGGCTGGGCGGCGAGGAGTTTGCGGTCGTCACTCCCAACATGGATGTCGAACTGCTCGCCCGGTTCGCCGAGCGCATCCGCAAGGCGATCGCCAACCTGTCGATCATGTCGGGGAATGTGCGTCTCAAGGTCACCACCAGCGTCGGCCTCGCCGTCTGGGACCACAAGGAGAGCGCGGAGGATTTCTACCGCCGTGCCGATCGCCAGCTCTATGAGGCGAAGAAGCAGGGCCGCAACCGAGTCTGCGCCTAA
- a CDS encoding GNAT family N-acetyltransferase, translated as MNSLEIRALSDDAATIAMLTDLLIEAVAAGGSVSFMHPLSPEAARDFWRKSLAAAARGERAVLGAWRGDALAGTVTLLLDFPPNQPHRAEIAKLMTGRDHRGKGVATRLMRAAEELAVEKGRTLLVLDTASEEGAAGFYEKLGFTLTGEIPDFALKPHGGLTGTLIYWKRIGAAAGTSP; from the coding sequence ATGAACTCCCTTGAAATCCGGGCGTTGAGCGATGATGCGGCGACCATCGCTATGCTCACCGATCTGTTGATCGAGGCCGTCGCCGCCGGCGGGTCGGTGAGCTTCATGCATCCGTTGTCGCCGGAGGCCGCGCGGGATTTCTGGCGCAAGTCGCTTGCCGCGGCCGCGCGCGGCGAAAGGGCGGTGCTGGGCGCTTGGCGAGGCGATGCGCTTGCCGGCACCGTCACGCTGCTGCTCGACTTCCCGCCCAACCAGCCGCACCGCGCCGAGATCGCCAAGCTGATGACCGGCCGGGACCATCGCGGCAAAGGCGTCGCGACCCGCCTGATGCGTGCCGCGGAGGAACTCGCGGTTGAGAAAGGCCGCACGCTGCTGGTGCTGGACACGGCGAGCGAGGAGGGCGCGGCGGGCTTTTACGAGAAGCTTGGCTTCACGCTGACCGGCGAAATCCCGGACTTCGCGCTGAAGCCGCATGGCGGACTGACCGGCACCCTCATCTACTGGAAGCGGATCGGAGCGGCCGCCGGCACGTCACCCTGA
- a CDS encoding helix-turn-helix domain-containing protein, with the protein MDDMSDDITTTIGRRIRSERTVRGWSLAELAGRSDVSKAMLSAIERGATSPTAALLVRIAAAFGMTLSTLIARAEMQAGGVSRKEEQPVWQDPATGYIRRDLSPASRMPLELVRVSLPAGAKVSLPASSYAFIKQQIWLIDGRLDFAEGDVVHRLEPGDCLALGAPSDCVFHAPGPDPAEYLVALVKD; encoded by the coding sequence ATGGACGATATGTCGGATGATATCACAACCACGATCGGCAGGCGCATACGCTCCGAAAGGACGGTGAGGGGCTGGTCTTTGGCCGAATTGGCCGGGCGCTCGGACGTCTCGAAGGCGATGCTGAGCGCTATCGAACGCGGCGCGACCAGCCCGACCGCGGCACTCCTGGTGCGTATCGCGGCGGCCTTCGGCATGACGCTGTCGACGCTGATCGCACGGGCCGAGATGCAAGCCGGCGGCGTCTCGCGCAAGGAGGAGCAGCCGGTCTGGCAGGATCCGGCAACCGGCTACATCCGGCGGGATCTGTCGCCGGCATCGCGGATGCCGCTGGAACTGGTCAGGGTCAGCCTGCCGGCGGGCGCCAAGGTCAGTCTTCCGGCGTCATCCTACGCCTTCATCAAGCAGCAGATATGGCTGATCGACGGGAGGCTTGATTTCGCAGAGGGCGATGTGGTGCACAGGCTCGAGCCCGGCGACTGCCTGGCGCTGGGTGCCCCCTCGGACTGCGTCTTCCATGCTCCCGGACCGGATCCGGCGGAGTATCTCGTGGCCCTGGTCAAGGACTGA
- a CDS encoding ATP-binding protein, translated as MFVEREASVGEPTSQERRNIQQNDKRILGNVVQCDGARATISAHAEDAEGAVTGLWTVGRMISINLGSTRTVGLVYAIGKSDLHWNHDGQNLIEVSVELVGEVRDGAEPGARPVFDRGITTYPHIGAIAHRIRSRDLQAVYDLAGRHSVTIGTLSQDESIDANIAIDDTLARHFAIVGTTGVGKSTAVSLLLRKTIEARPDLRVLILDPHNEFAASLPEYCVKVDSKTLDLPFWMFRLEEFAEVLFRGRETVPEEVDVLRDLIPAAKNLYRNPNSGTYIRRGSDALTADTPVPYRIADLIKQIDERMGMLEAKNDRPTLKSLKTRIESAAADPRYRFMFNSRLIEDTIHETIGNIFRVPNHGRPVTCFEMAGMPSEVVNSVCSVLARLAFDLALWSEGRLKLLLLCEEAHRYMPADPRLGFAPTRHALSRIAKEGRKYGCYLGVVTQRPGELDPTILSQCSTFFAMRLANEQDQAIIRSAIADSSASTLAFLSSMGQREAIAFGEGVATTMRLKFEKLPQQFIPGTAKGEQIEPSVDGSDVDLALIVERLRNVPKPQQSMAFAETVDSTRQAGDPDYKKPATAAPRVQPDDDFDTRYGLKPSTFGMRQFND; from the coding sequence ATGTTTGTTGAACGCGAAGCCTCCGTCGGAGAACCGACCTCGCAGGAACGCCGCAACATCCAGCAGAACGATAAGCGCATCCTGGGCAATGTCGTGCAATGCGACGGCGCGCGCGCCACCATCAGCGCCCATGCCGAGGACGCCGAAGGCGCGGTTACCGGCCTCTGGACCGTCGGCAGGATGATCTCCATCAATCTCGGCTCGACGCGAACGGTCGGCCTTGTCTACGCCATCGGCAAGTCGGACCTTCACTGGAACCACGATGGGCAAAATCTGATCGAAGTCAGCGTCGAACTGGTCGGCGAAGTGCGCGACGGCGCCGAGCCTGGCGCCAGGCCGGTGTTCGACCGCGGCATCACCACCTATCCGCATATCGGCGCCATTGCCCACCGTATCCGAAGCCGCGACCTGCAGGCGGTCTACGACTTGGCAGGGCGCCATTCGGTGACCATCGGCACGCTGTCCCAGGATGAGTCGATCGATGCCAACATTGCCATCGACGACACGCTGGCGCGCCATTTCGCCATCGTCGGCACGACCGGCGTCGGCAAATCGACGGCGGTCTCGCTGCTCTTGCGCAAGACGATCGAGGCGCGCCCGGACCTGCGCGTGCTCATCCTCGACCCGCACAACGAGTTTGCCGCCTCGCTGCCGGAATATTGCGTCAAGGTCGATTCCAAGACGCTCGACCTGCCGTTCTGGATGTTCAGGCTGGAGGAGTTCGCCGAAGTGCTGTTTCGCGGCCGCGAGACGGTACCCGAGGAAGTCGATGTCCTGCGCGACCTGATCCCGGCCGCCAAGAACCTCTACCGCAACCCGAATTCCGGCACCTATATCAGGCGCGGCAGCGACGCGCTGACGGCGGACACGCCGGTGCCTTACCGTATTGCCGATCTCATCAAGCAGATCGACGAGCGCATGGGCATGCTGGAGGCCAAGAACGACCGCCCGACCTTGAAATCGCTGAAGACGCGCATCGAATCGGCCGCCGCCGACCCGCGCTACCGCTTCATGTTCAATTCGCGCCTGATCGAGGACACGATCCACGAGACGATCGGCAATATCTTCCGCGTGCCCAACCATGGCCGCCCGGTCACCTGCTTCGAGATGGCCGGCATGCCTTCGGAAGTCGTCAACTCGGTCTGCTCGGTGCTGGCCCGCCTGGCCTTCGACCTGGCCTTGTGGAGCGAGGGCCGGCTGAAATTGCTCCTGCTTTGCGAGGAGGCCCACCGCTACATGCCGGCCGACCCGCGTCTGGGCTTCGCGCCGACAAGGCACGCGCTGTCGCGTATCGCCAAGGAAGGCCGCAAATATGGCTGCTATCTTGGTGTCGTCACCCAGCGCCCGGGCGAGCTCGACCCGACCATCCTGTCGCAATGCTCGACCTTTTTCGCCATGCGGCTCGCCAATGAGCAGGACCAGGCGATCATCCGCTCGGCGATCGCCGACTCCTCGGCCTCGACCCTGGCGTTCCTTTCTTCGATGGGGCAGCGCGAGGCCATCGCTTTCGGTGAAGGCGTGGCGACGACCATGCGGTTGAAGTTCGAGAAGCTGCCGCAACAATTCATCCCGGGCACGGCGAAGGGCGAGCAGATCGAACCCTCCGTGGACGGCAGCGACGTCGATCTGGCCCTGATCGTCGAGCGGCTTCGCAACGTGCCGAAGCCGCAGCAGTCCATGGCTTTCGCCGAGACCGTGGACTCGACCCGCCAAGCCGGCGACCCCGACTACAAGAAGCCGGCCACCGCCGCGCCCCGTGTCCAGCCCGACGACGACTTCGACACCCGCTACGGCCTGAAGCCCTCGACCTTCGGCATGCGCCAATTCAACGATTGA